Proteins found in one Amblyraja radiata isolate CabotCenter1 chromosome 45, sAmbRad1.1.pri, whole genome shotgun sequence genomic segment:
- the LOC116968489 gene encoding probable G-protein coupled receptor 75, with the protein MNSSLECIFPVLTDCFPGKNQTQVQTAIHRATLATCTLLLILVFCLGSYGNLIVFSSFFNPSYRKFRTHFDFMILNLSFCDLFICLVTAPMFGFVMFSNDGSSMSDTFCFTFHLTSTGFVIMSLKTVAVIAVHRLRMVLGQQTNHCSSFPCRLFFTIILWVISFTLATLSAMTKYHSSKICVPLLGLINEDGKAILYTYVVDFTLCVGIVAVSYAMIAQTLHKNAQIHRCPVITVVDPKNPDSFLPPEGPSLYRKQKSNKAPHVQIHLHASVQSKNAVTSNKKLEQTVNLSAVKDSKAVVTCIMILLSVVCCLPLGIALVHDVLSSENSFIIYQFELCGLTLVFFRSGLNPFIYSRNKSGLRKKVAWCTHLVALLLCCKQKTRLKAVGDGSLVANRNKSSHHDTNSAYILSPKPQKKLVDQACGPSHSKDVFASVEPQQRVQSSTTPINTRTEPYYSIYNTSALQENSTPTRLQPKRQNLGSAQSYTGMYYHISKTSDFMQDYDSTSAKRIPIPSV; encoded by the coding sequence ATGAACTCAAGTCTGGAATGTATTTTCCCTGTGCTCACCGACTGCTTTCCAGGCAAGAATCAAACGCAAGTGCAAACAGCCATCCACAGGGCCACACTGGCCACCTGCACCCTTTTGCTTATCCTGGTATTCTGCCTTGGCTCCTACGGGAATCTAATTGTCTTCTCGTCCTTCTTCAATCCATCTTACAGAAAATTCCGGACCCATTTTGACTTCATGATTCTGAACCTGTCGTTCTGTGACCTCTTCATCTGCCTCGTGACCGCCCCCATGTTTGGCTTTGTGATGTTCTCCAATGATGGGAGCAGCATGTCGGACACTTTCTGCTTCACCTTCCACCTCACCAGCACAGGGTTTGTGATCATGTCCTTGAAAACGGTGGCGGTTATTGCTGTCCACCGCCTGCGTATGGTGCTGGGACAACAGACGAACCACTGCTCCTCCTTCCCCTGCAGACTCTTTTTCACCATCATCTTGTGGGTCATTAGTTTCACCTTGGCCACCTTGTCGGCCATGACCAAGTACCACAGCTCCAAGATCTGCGTGCCGCTGCTGGGGCTGATCAACGAAGACGGCAAGGCCATCCTGTACACATACGTTGTGGACTTCACCCTCTGTGTGGGCATCGTGGCCGTGTCCTATGCAATGATCGCACAAACTCTGCACAAGAATGCACAGATACACCGGTGCCCCGTAATTACCGTGGTCGACCCCAAAAACCCTGACTCCTTTCTCCCTCCTGAAGGCCCATCTTTATACAGAAAACAGAAATCCAACAAAGCACCCCATGTCCAGATACATCTGCACGCCTCCGTCCAAAGTAAAAATGCTGTTACTTCCAATAAAAAGCTTGAGCAAACTGTGAATCTTTCCGCTGTTAAGGATTCCAAAGCTGTCGTGACTTGTATTATGATACTACTATCAGTGGTCTGCTGTCTACCACTGGGTATAGCACTGGTGCATGATGTCTTATCTTCAGAAAACAGTTTTATCATCTATCAGTTTGAGCTGTGTGGATTAACCTTGGTGTTTTTTAGGTCAGGCCTCAACCCGTTTATCTATTCACGAAACAAATCTGGCCTGCGTAAGAAGGTGGCTTGGTGTACGCACCTCGTGGCCCTGCTGCTGTGCTGCAAGCAGAAAACGAGGCTGAAAGCAGTGGGAGATGGCAGCCTGGTTGCGAACAGGAACAAGTCTTCTCACCACGACACCAACTCGGCGTATATCCTCTCTCCCAAACCGCAGAAAAAGCTTGTTGACCAGGCCTGTGGTCCGAGTCATTCAAAGGATGTCTTTGCCTCCGTCGAGCCTCAACAAAGAGTACAAAGCTCCACGACACCTATCAACACTAGGACAGAGCCCTATTACAGTATCTACAATACCAGTGCCCTCCAAGAGAACAGCACTCCAACACGCCTGCAGCCCAAAAGGCAAAACTTAGGGTCAGCTCAGTCCTATACTGGAATGTActaccacatctcaaagacatcagATTTCATGCAGGACTATGACAGCACCTCTGCCAAACGTATTCCTATTCCATCTGTCTAA